The Takifugu flavidus isolate HTHZ2018 chromosome 21, ASM371156v2, whole genome shotgun sequence genome has a window encoding:
- the snx27a gene encoding sorting nexin-27a, translating to MADVEGDASRSTSASRNGLVTGSSAGTGAQNAAVVSGPRVVRIVKSESGYGFNVRGQVSEGGQLRSINGELYAPLQHVSAVLPGGAADRAGIAKGDRILEVNGVSVEGATHKQVVDLIRAGEKELVLAVLSVPAQEADGLEGGEDVQPNYDYSDKQAVPISIPTYKHVEQHSERFVVYNVYMSGRQLCSKRYREFAILHQNLKREFSNFNFPKFPGKWPFSLSEQQLDARRRGLEEYLERVCSVRVIGESDIIQEFLSESDENYNGVTDIELRIALPDKTAISVRVRKNSTTDQVYQALVMKVGMDSIMASYFALFEVINHSFVRKLAPNEFPHKLYVQNYTSAVPGTCLALRKWLFSLQEEELLRDNPLALHYCFHQALEDVKRGFIKTEDKSYQLQKLAEQRKMATYLSLLRTCEGYNEVIFPHCSCDSRRKGHVITAISIHHFKLHACTEDGTLENQVIAFEWGEMKRWDTDEEGMAFCFEYVRGEKKPRWVKIFTPYFNYMHECFERVFCELKWRKQVEEEASDKDNKNCSNNEYLPPLETQQKAWRHLGGEIATS from the exons ATGGCGGATGTAGAAGGCGATGCAAGTCGGTCCACTTCGGCATCCCGCAACGGTTTAGTCACCGGTTCCTCTGCGGGAACGGGGGCCCAGAACGCGGCCGTGGTGTCGGGGCCGCGGGTGGTGCGGATCGTCAAGTCGGAGTCCGGATACGGCTTCAATGTCCGCGGTCAAGTCAGCGAAGGAGGGCAGCTTCGGAGCATCAACGGGGAACTGTACGCTCCCCTCCAGCACGTCAGCGCCGTGTTGCCGGGGGGTGCGGCGGACCGAGCCGGGATCGCGAAGGGGGACCGGATCCTGGAAGT CAACGGCGTGAGCGTGGAAGGCGCCACCCACAAGCAGGTGGTTGACCTGATCCGCGCGGGGGAGAAGGAGCTGGTTCTGGCCGTGCTGTCCGTCCCGGCTCAGGAGGCCGACGGGTTGGAAGGAGGCGAGGACGTCCAGCCCAACTACGACTACAGCGACAAGCAGGCGGTGCCCATTTCCATCCCGACGTACAAACACGTGGAGCAACACTCGGAGAGGTTTGTG GTCTACAACGTGTACATGTCGGGCAGACAGCTCTGCTCCAAGCGCTATCGGGAATTTGCCATCCTGCACCAGAACCTGAAGAGGGAGTTTTCCAACTTCAACTTCCCAAAGTTTCCTGGTAAATGGCCTTTCTCCCTGTCGGAGCAGCAGCTCGACGCTCGCCGCCGGGGCCTGGAGGAGTATCTGGAGCGAG TCTGCTCCGTGCGGGTGATCGGGGAGAGTGACATCATACAGGAATTTCTCTCGGAATCAGATGAG AACTACAACGGAGTGACGGACATAGAACTGCGGATAGCGCTGCCGGACAAGACCGCCATCTCTGTCAGAGTCCGCAAGAACAGCACCACGGACCAGGTGTACCAG GCGCTGGTGATGAAGGTCGGCATGGACAGCATCATGGCCAGCTACTTCGCCCTCTTTGAAGTCATCAACCACTCGTTCG TGCGGAAGCTGGCGCCTAATGAGTTTCCCCACAAGCTCTATGTGCAGAATTACACATCAGCCGTGCCGGGGACGTGCCTGGCCCTCCGCAAATGGTTGTTCAGCTTGCAAGAGGAGGAGTTGCTAAGAGACAACCCTCTGGCGCTGCACTACTGCTTCCACCAG gcTCTGGAAGACGTGAAGAGGGGATTCATAAAAACGGAGGACAAGTCCTACCAGCTGCAGAAGTTGGCAGAGCAGCGCAAGATGGCCACG TACCTGAGTCTGCTGCGGACGTGCGAAGGCTACAACGAGGTGATCTTCCCCCACTGCTCCTGCGACTCCAGGAGGAAAGGTCACGTCATCACGGCTATCAGCATCCATCACTTCAAGCTGCACGCGTGCACGGAGGACGGAACCCTGGAG AACCAGGTCATCGCCTTTGAATGGGGGGAGATGAAGCGCTGGGACACGGACGAGGAGGGGATGGCCTTCTGCTTTGAATACGTCCGGGGGGAGAAGAAACCTCGCTGGGTCAAGATTTTCACTCCATAC TTCAACTACATGCACGAGTGCTTCGAACGGGTCTTTTGTGAGCTGAAATGGAGGAAGCAG GTTGAAGAGGAGGCCTCcgacaaagacaacaaaaactgCAGCAACAACG AGTATCTGCCTCCTCTGGAAACGCAGCAGAAGGCGTGGCGCCACCTCGGGGGGGAGATCGCAACATCCTAA
- the chrna11 gene encoding cholinergic receptor, nicotinic, alpha 11 isoform X2, with translation MSTCNVDVRWFPFDIQRCELKFGSWTYDGWLLDLQMNEADISGYMANGEWDLIGVPGTRNEVFYDCCKEPYPAVTFVVAIRRRTLYYALNLLIPCVLLSSMTLLIFVLPADSGEKISLGITVLLSLTVFMLLVAEIMPATSDSVPLIGQYFASIMIIVGMSVVATVVVLQYHHHDPNGGNMPKWVQLVLLQWVAWFLRMKRPGEKDSPERPPCAPHLRRCSSGSQSGSIPNPPDHALHPLHPQGLAPLQPGGLHAGQPHVHAQSSANNNGNLVYLGFQSVEDSAGLPEPIQRNNISTGPPRVAGSPPPHLPSQFCSSPPPPASNMDTGCPSTVSSGGGFGGGGGGLGGCSASAVGDPQLHAILEEVRFVADRFREQDEVSGAADQWKFAGAVIDRLCLVAFSVFNIICTISILMSAPNFVEAISKDFV, from the exons ATGAGCACCTGCAACGTGGACGTCCGCTGGTTCCCCTTCGACATCCAGAGGTGTGAGCTGAAGTTCGGCTCTTGGACCTACGACGGCTGGTTGCTGGACCTCCAGATGAACGAGGCCGACATCTCGGGCTACATGGCCAACGGGGAATGGGACCTAATCG GGGTTCCTGGGACCAGGAACGAGGTCTTTTACGACTGCTGTAAGGAGCCTTACCCGGCCGTTACGTTCGTGGTGGCGATTCGCCGGCGGACGCTCTACTACGCCCTGAATCTtctcatcccctgcgtgctgcTGTCGTCGATGACTCTGCTCATCTTCGTCCTGCCGGCGGACTCGGGGGAGAAAATCTCGCTGG GTATCACCGTCCTGCTGTCCTTGACCGTCTTCATGCTGCTGGTGGCAGAGATCATGCCGGCCACCTCCGACTCCGTCCCTCTCATCG GTCAGTACTTTGCCAGCATAATGATCATCGTGGGGATGTCAGTGGTCGCCACCGTGGTGGTTCTGCAGTACCACCATCACGATCCGAACGGGGGAAACATGCCCAAATGG GTTCagctggtcctgctgcagtGGGTCGCCTGGTTCTTGCGCATGAAGCGGCCCGGAGAGAAAGACAGCCCGGAGCGGCCCCCCTGCGCCCCCCACCTGCGTCGCTGCTCCTCGGGCTCCCAGAGCGGCAGCATCCCCAACCCTCCGGATCACGCCCTGCACCCGCTGCACCCTCAGGGCCTGGCCCCTCTCCAGCCGGGGGGCCTGCACGCGGGGCAGCCCCACGTCCACGCCCAGTCCAGCGCCAACAACAACGGGAACCTGGTTTACCTGGGCTTCCAGAGCGTGGAGGACTCCGCGGGGCTCCCGGAGCCCATCCAGAGGAACAATATCTCCACCGGTCCTCCAAGAGTAGCGGGAAGCCCACCTCCGCATCTGCCGTCTCAGTTCTGCAGCTCCCCACCACCTCCTGCCTCTAATATGGACACGGGCTGCCCCAGCACGGTCTCCAGCGGAGGGGGCTTCGGCGGGGGGGGCGGAGGTCTGGGAGGGTGCTCGGCTTCGGCGGTGGGAGACCCCCAGCTGCacgccatcctggaggaggtgcGCTTCGTGGCGGATCGATTCCGGGAGCAGGACGAGGTCAGCGGCGCGGCCGACCAGTGGAAGTTTGCGGGCGCGGTGATCGACCGCCTGTGTCTGGTGGCGTTCAGCGTTTTCAACATCATCTGCACCATCTCCATCCTCATGTCCGCTCCCAACTTTGTGGAGGCCATCTCCAAAGACTTCGTTTGA
- the s100a10a gene encoding protein S100-A10a: MPSELEIAMESLIKVFHRYASKEGRSGTLSRRELRELMENELTNFLRSQKDPAAVDKIMRDLDTNGDGQVDFEEFVSLVVGLSIACEQCYQTHMRKSGRM, translated from the exons ATGCCTTCGGAACTGGAGATAGCAATGGAGTCACTCATCAAAGTGTTCCACCGTTACGCCTCCAAGGAGGGTCGGAGCGGCACCCTCAGCCGGCGGGAGCTCCGGGAGCTGATGGAGAACGAGCTGACCAACTTCCTGCGG TCTCAGAAGGACCCCGCTGCGGTCGATAAAATCATGAGGGACCTGGACACCAACGGCGACGGCCAGGTGGATTTTGAAGAGTTCGTGTCTCTGGTTGTCGGACTGTCCATCGCTTGTGAGCAGTGCTATCAGACGCACATGAGGAAGAGCGGGAGGATGTAA
- the LOC130517960 gene encoding ictacalcin-like → MSDVCTAMSLLIKSFSKYAGREGDPHTLSKAELKELLHNELGELLKDTANKGAVDLIFKDLDTNKDNSVDFNEYGRMIFCLTGMCHEYFTGKK, encoded by the exons ATGTCTGACGTCTGCACAGCCATGAGCCTCCTCATCAAATCCTTCAGCAAATATGCTGGCAGGGAGGGGGACCCCCACACCCTGAGCAAGgcagagctgaaggagctgctccaCAATGAACTGGGAGAGCTGCTGAAG GACACCGCCAACAAGGGGGCCGTGGACCTCATCTTCAAAGACCTGGACACTAACAAGGACAACAGCGTGGACTTCAACGAGTACGGCAGGATGATCTTCTGCCTGACTGGGATGTGCCACGAATACTTCACTGGCAAAAAGTAG